The DNA segment TAAAAGAATACTATAAAACATGGTCTCCTTCTCAAGAACATAATATGAGTATCAGTGGAGGAAAGGGCGGTATTACCTATTACGTGTCTTCTAACTATATGACACAGGATGGCTTTATGAGATATGGAACAGAAAATTTCGACAGATATAGTATCAATGGCAAGATATCAGCACAATTATCTGACTATGTTAAGGTTGATTATTCAAGTCGATTTATTCGTTCTGAATATGAAAGACCTACCGCCATGAATGACAGTTTTTATGATCATATTCTTAGGCGAGCACGTCCAACCAGAGCCATCAAAGATCCCAATGGATATTATATGTCTGATATTAATTACATACAAACCATGTCAGAAGGGGGACGTCATAAGGAACAAAATGACAAGCTAACTCAACAAGTAAGAGCAACCTTTACGCCTATTAAGGATCTGAATATTATTGGAGAAATGAACGTTACTACAGGAGATGATTGGACACATTGGGATCAAAACAGGGTTTTTTCTCATTATGCCAATAACCCTGAGAGTACTTATAAAGCACTTACAAGTCCAGGTAATGATCAGGTTCATGAATACGCCTATAAATCTACTTTTATAAATCCTAATGTTTTTGGTAATTACAAGAAAACAATGGGGGATCATACATTGGGAGGTACTTTGGGATTCCAATCGGAGCAAATGAAATACCGTAAAATGAGTGCGCAGCGCACGGATATGATTACCAATGATTTGCCAATATTGAACTTGACTACCAATGACGATAATATGTCTATAATGGGACAATACGAGGAGTGGAGTACGGTTGGTTTCTTTGGAAGACTTAATTATGATTATTATGGAAAGTATCTGGCAGAGTTTAATTTAAGATATGATGGAACATCTAGGTTTAGAGCAGAAAAGAGATGGGTTTGGACTCCATCTGTTTCATTAGGATGGAATATTGCCAGAGAAAATTTTTGGGAGCCTATTTCAGGAACGATCAATACGTTTAAATTGAGAGGGTCTTATGGTGTGCTTGCAAATCAAAATACAACCAATTGGTATCCTACATATCAAACAATACCTACCGGTTCTTCTAATGGTAATTGGCTTATTAATGGTGCTAAACCGAATACAGCCAGTGTTCCTTCGTTGATATCAACGTTTCTGACTTGGGAAAGCGTAAAAACGACCAATATTGGAGTTGATGTGGGCGCCCTAAATAATCGTTTGACCGGTTCTTTTGATTATTTCGAGAGAAAAACTGAAGATATGGTTGGTACAGGTGTGGAATTGCCTGCCACCTTAGGTATTGGTGTCCCTAAAACCAATAATACGGATTTAAAAACATTCGGTTGGGAGCTGGAGTTGAAATGGAGAGATAAAATTGGTGATTTAAGCTATGGACTTAGGTTGAACGTATCTGATTCACGTACAAGAATCTTAAGCTATGGTAATCCTACTCAGAGTTTGTCAAAATATCGTTCAGGTGCATTGACAGGTGAAATTTATGGATATACAACCATTGGGATAGCTAAGTCAGATGAAGAAATGAATGCGCATTTGGAATCTCTTGACAATGGTGGTCAGTCTGCTCTAGGTAGTAATTGGGCAGCAGGAGATATTATGTATGCCGACGTTAATAATGATGGAAAAGTTGATAATGGTAATAATACCTTGAACGATATGGGTGACCTAAAAAAAATAGGTAATAAAACTCCGCGTTATCGTACCGGTATTAATATTGATGCCGCATGGAAAGGATTTGATTTTAATATGTTCTGGCAAGGTGTTCTGAAGCGTGATTTTGATCCAGGTGAAAATAGTATGGTTTTCTGGGGAGCTACAGGGAGTGGACAGTGGTGGTCAACAGCGCTTCATGAACATCTTGATTATTTTAGAGCTGATCCAACGCACCCGCTAGGGCAAAATATGGATGCATATTACCCTCGCCCTTTATTCAACAATAAAAATCATAAAGCTCAAACAAGATATTTACAGAATGCAGCTTACTTGCGTTTGAAAAACCTTCAGTTTGGATATACTTTACCCACAGCGTTGGTCAATAAAATTGCACTGCAGAAAGTTAGGTTATTTGTTTCGGGAGAAAACTTGTTAACATTTACAAGTTTATCAAAAACTATGGATCCTGAAACAGCAGGAATCGGAAAACAAGGAGGTACTGTTTATCCGTTGTCACGTACGTATAGTTTTGGTTTGAGTGTTAACTTCTAAAAAAATGAGAGCAATGCAAAATAATTTATATAAGACAATAGCTAAAAGTTTAATTGTAGGAGTGTCTGCCTGCTTTATGGCAGGATGTAATGACTACTTGGATGTAACTCCTCCGTCACAAATTTCACCAGAGAAGTACTTGATGGATGAATCTCATTTGGCAGCGTATACGGTTAAGTATTATGCAGATTATGGTAACTATAATGGAGGAAGCGATTCGAAAGGAGGAATGCTCCCTAGTCATTATGGTAGTGGAGGTGAGTCTTTTTATTTTGATGACTTAGCCACCGATAATGAAACAACAAGAGGATCTAGTAGTCGTTTCGTTCCTGGTCTCTGGACGGTAGGTGCAACTGGCGGCGAATGGAACTTCTCTAATATTTATGCATTGAATTATTACTTAACAACTGTTTCAGAACGGTTTGAAGCGGGAGAAATAAGTGGTAACTCTGCGAATATTGGACATTATGTTGGAGAAGGTTATTTCTTACGTGCGCATGAGTACTTTTATCGATTAAGGAAGCTAGGCGATTTTCCTATTATTAAGGAACCCTTACCTGATGCGCAAGAGTTGCTAACTGAGGCATCTAAAAGACAGCCTCGTAACGAGGTGGCGCGCTTTATATTAGAAGATTTAGATAAAGCGATTGATTTGTTGTTGGACAATCCTTCGGGAGGGAAAACTCGTATCACACGTAATGCTGCTTTGTTACTTAAGTCTAGAGTTGCCTTGTTTGAGGCTACCTGGCTAAAATATCATGCCGGTACTGCCTTGGTTCCTAATGGTACAGACTGGCCCGGTGCGAATAAGGAGTACAATAGTAATTATAGTTTTCCAAGTGGCAGTTTGGGTAATGAAGTGGACTTTTTCTTAACAGAGGCAATGAATGCTTCAGAAGAAGTTGCAGAAGCCATCAGCCTGGTGTCTAATAATAGCGTTATACAGGAAAGTGCAAGTCAGGCTCTTAATATGTATTATGACATGTTCGCAACACCTGATCCATCGTCGTATGATGAGGTAATAATGTACAGAGAGTATTCGGTCGATTTAGATAGAGCGCATAGCTTCAATCACTATATTTATCATGGTGCACAAAAAGGCTATACGCACCAAATGGAGCATTCTTTTCTAATGCAAAATGGTCTGCCAGTATATGATGTAGCAAGTGGTTATCAAGGTGATGATTATATCCAAGACACAAAGGTTAACCGAGATACTAGATGGCAATTGTTTATGAAAGCCCCAGGTGAAGTTAAGGCATTTAAAAATATCGATGTTCCCGAAATGTTTGATATAGCGCCAGAAGTTTATAGTTCCGACGGTAAGTATTCAACGTCAACGGGCTATATGTTGGGTAAAGGTTTTGCCTTGGATTATAATATGCAAATTTTAGGTCAAGATATTGTTGCACCCGTCATCTTTAGAGCAGCGGAGGCGTATTTGACTTATATTGAAGCTAGTTATGAGAAAACAGGAACCATTAATGCTACAGCAGATTCTTATTGGAGAGCAATTCGTGCGAGGGCTGGAGTAGATGAAGATTATAATAAAACGATTGCTGCAACAGATATGAGTCAGGAAGCATTATATGATTGGGGAGCCTATTCGCATGGTGTTCTTATTGATGCAACTTTATATAATATTCGTAGAGAGCGTCGATGTGAATTGATTGGTGAAGGGCAACGTTATAATGACCTTATTAGGTGGAGAGCCATGGATCAATTGAATGATTTTCAGGTGGAAGGATGTAAGATTTGGGGGCCAATGCAAAATGATTATGCTGATGGACTCTTATTGGCAGATCAAGCTGATGAAAAAGACAATACGATATCTTCTTCGAGCTTGAGTGAGTATTTAAGACCATATCAAATTGTACAATCTAATAACAATTATTATAACGGGCTTAATTTTACAGAAGCACATTATTTGGAGCCCATTGCTGTTCAACATTTTCTTATAACAGCAAATGATGGAGAAACAATTTCCACATCTCCGATTTATCAAAACCCAGGATGGCCTACTGTTTCTGGTCAGGGTGCAGAATAGTAATTGTCATACAAAATAATATAGATATAGGGATCATATCCCTTATCTATATTAGATAAAATGAAGTGGTTGTTTGGCAAGGTTTAGCCTACACAGATGAATAGGTTGTTTCATTGGTAAGAGATGCTTTGGGCCTAAGTGCTTCAAGTGAAGGTGTTTTGATATAAAAATCTGGTAATTGTATTGTCTTTGATATTACAAATAAGGTGCACAGCGAGAGCTTGATGGGCTTAACATATATGTCTTGGCAGAAGTTTTTGGAGGGAGTATAAATTATACCCTACATAACCTTGTGGTAAGGGATGTCAATGGAAAGTTGTCAAAGTAAAGGGTGCAGTTGGAGGAATTTATTGGAAAATAAGGTGAAGAGGGCAAGTCTGGATTTTGCATTAAAATTATTAACAATATAAAAATATTATAGTATTATGCACAAGCTTTTAGTACTAATAACATTGTTCATTTGTGGAAGTGTTTTTGCAGAGGACAAAGTGCCCGATTGGGAGAATCCTCAGGTATTTGGAATCAATAAGGAAGAAACCAAAGCTACTTTTGTGCCATATCAAAGTCTGCAAGCTGCCAAAATAAATAAGTATGAAGATTCAGATTGGTATTTGTCGTTGAATGGTGTATGGAAATTTAATTGGGTATATAAACCGGAAGATAGACCCGTTGGTTTTTATACAGATGATTTTGATGTAAGTGATTGGGGGGAGATGCCTGTTCCTGGAAATTGGGAATTAAATGGTTATGGAACACCAATCTATACGAATATAACCTATCCATTTGCCAAGAATCCTCCTCTGATCGATCACAGTCATAATCCTGTTGGTAGTTATAAGCGAAGCTTTCAGCTGCCAGAGAATTGGGAACATCGTAGGGTATTTATTCATTTCGAAAGTGGTGCAGCGGCTATGTATGTGTGGGTGAATGGACAAAAGGTGGGATATAGTCAGAATACCAAAAGTCCTACCGAATTTGACATTACGGATTTTGTAAAAACGGGTGAGAATAGTGTTTCGGTGGAAGCTTATCGTTGGAGCGATGGTTCTTATTTAGAAGACCAGGATTTTTGGCGACTGTCGGGATTTGATAGGGGGATCTATCTGTACAGTACTGACCATCTTCGTATTGCGGATTTCTTTGCCAAAGCAGGTTTGGATGGGAATTATAAGAATGGAATCCTGGATATAGAGGTGGATGTAGCTAATAAGCTTAAAAATAACGCACAGGTGAGTCTTGGCGTTCGCCTGATTGATGGAAGAGATAAGACTGTTTTTGCGCAAGATACGAAGGTGGAAATAGGTGGTGATGTTCAAAAAAGATTGCATATAAAGGGAAATGTCACTAAGGCCCATAAATGGAGTAATGAAACACCGTATTTATATACCTTATTGCTTTCGTTAATGGATAGTGAGGGGCAATTGATAGAGGCCGTTTCTTGTAAAGTTGGTTTTAGAACGGTTGAAATTAAAAATGCGCAATTATTATTGAATGGCAAACCGCTATTGGTTCGTGGAGTGAACCTGCATGAGCATAACGCTTATGCAGGTCATGTGGTTGATGAGGAAACAATGATGAAGGATATTGCTCTGATGAAACAGCATAACATCAATGCTGTGCGTCTAAGTCATTATCCGCATAGTACCTTATGGTATGACTTGTGTGATAAGTATGGACTGTTGCTTGTGGATGAGGCGAATATAGAAACGCATGCCATGGGGGCAGAGTGGCAGGCTTGGTTTAATAAAGATAAGCACCCGGCTTACTTGCCTGAATGGGCAGATGCGCATAAAGATAGGATAAAACGTTTGTTTGAGCGTGATAAAAACCACCCTTCGGTTATTATTTGGAGTTTGGGCAATGAGTGTGGAAATGGACCTGTATTTTATGATATGTACGACTGGTTAAAAAAGGAAGACCCAACGCGTATGGTTCAGTTTGAACAGGCCGGACAAAACCGTAATACCGATATCGTTTGTCCCATGTACCCGGGTATCAAATCCATGAAAAAATATGCTGAACGTACCGATGTAACGCGTCCGTTTATTATGTGTGAATATGCACATGCGATGGGTAATAGCAATGGTAATTTTCAGGAATATTTCAATATCATTCAGGTAAGTAGCCATATGCAAGGTGGATTTATTTGGGATTGGGTAGATCAGGGTTTATTTGCGACTGATGATTCTGGAAGAGATTATTTTGCCTATGGTGGCGATATAGGTGGTTATAAATATACCCATGATCAAAATTTCTGCGCGAATGGATTGGTTTCGGCTGATAGAGTTGAGCATCCGGGACTAATGGAAGTGAAAAAAGTTTACCAGGATATTTTGTTTTCAGCAAAGGATATTCGTAAAGGGGTTGTTACAATTCAAAATAGATTTTTAGATCGTAATTTAAAAGATTATAGGTTTAAATGGGTGCTAAAGAAAAATGGTGCGTCTGTTCGTGAAGAGATATTTAAGGTGTCTTTGTCGGCTGGTTTGTCTAAAGATGTAAAGCTTGCTTTACCTCTTTGGAATGCAGAAAAGGGAGTAGAATATACACTTGGCATCTATGCTTACACGATGAGTGATGGTGTCTTTTTACCCCAAGGGTTTGAGATAGCTAGGGAACAGTTCGTTTTTGATACGAATGATTATTTTAACCAGTCTGTCAATGCCGAAGGAGCACTTGAAGTGGTTGAAAATGATTATCGTGTTGATGTAAAGGCGGGAAATGTTGATGTGAGGATTGACAAGAGGAGTGGATTGTTGTCGGGTTATAAGGTGGATGGAATAAACTTGTTGAATGGTGGCCCAGAACCTGATTTTTGGAGAGCTGCCACTGATAACGATTATGGTAATGGAATGCCATCGAAATTAAATGTCTGGCGATCGGCAGGTCGAAATCGCTTACTAAAGTCTGTTACAGTTTCTGAAGAAGATAGTTGTGTTTTGATTCATAGTGAGTTGTGGCTTTTGGATGTGTCTAGTCCTTACTTTATCTCCTATTCCATCTTTCCTGATGGGAGCATTCAGGTCCAAGTGAAATGGGAAGCAGGAAGAGATGATTTACCTGAGTTACCTCGTTTTGGTATGCAAATGCGACTGGCAAAGGAGTTTGATCATTTTAAATATTATGGTCGTGGACCATGGGAAAATTATTCAGACAGAAATACGGCAAGCTTATTGGGTATATATGAAAGTAGTGTGAAGGATCAAAGAGTTGATTATATACGTCCACAGGAAAATGGAAATAAAACAGATGTTCGATGGCTCACGCTAACCAATGATAAAGGGATGGGTATTAGAGTTCGAGGATTGCAAGCCTTGAGTGTGAAAGTGGCCCATAATCCAACAGAAGATTATGATGCTGGCTTATCTAAAAAGCAAATGCATCCTTCTGACATTACGCCTCGCCATCAGGTTTATTTAAATGTTGATTTAAAACAGCGGGGCTTGGGAGGAGATGATAGTTGGGGACGCTATCCGCATCAACCATATTTATTACTGGATAAAACATATAGTTATGGTTTTGTTATCAGCGTTGTGAAATAGTGATTAAACAATCGAAGAAAATCTAATTAATTTAATGAATAAGCACAATGAATAATTTTAAAATAATGGGGATGATCTTGTTTACACTTTTAATTGTAGCATGTATGCCTCAAAATAAGAGCAAACAGAATGTGACCGCCGAAAATTTGAATTCCGTGGAAAAACAGGATGTGATAGCCATAATTGAAAGGGTGAATGATTATTGGCAGACCAATAATCCTGAGCATGGCCGGGCTTTTTGGGATAATGCGGCATACCATACCGGAAATATTTATGCTTATGAAGTGACAGGGAAAGAAGCGTACAAGGCTTATTCTGAAGCGTGGGCCGTACATAACGAATGGAAGGGCGCCAAGTCGGATGATAAGGCAAACTGGAAGTATCATTATGGCGAGAATGATGATCATGTGTTATTTGGAGATTGGCAGGTGTGTTTTCAGACTTACATAGACTTGTTTAATATGGATGAGATAAAAGATTCATCAAAGATTAAACGTGCTTTAGAGGTTATGGAATATGAAATGAGTACGGATAATAAGGATTATTGGTGGTGGGCTGATGGCTTATATATGGTAATGCCTGTGATGACAAAGCTTTATAAAATTACTCAGAATGAGCTTTATCTGGATAAATTGTTCGAGTATTTTACCTATGCGCAAAGTATCATGTACGATGAGGAAACTGGTTTGTTCTTTAGAGATGCCAAATATGTTTATCCAAGACATAAATCAATGAATGGATTAAAAGATTTTTGGGCAAGAGGTGATGGTTGGGTCTTTGCTGGTTTGGCGAAGGTATTACAGGATATGCCAGCTGATTATGTGTATAGGAATACCTTTGTAGATGTGTATAAAAAAATGGCCGTTACATTAAAAGAAGCGCAGCAAAAAGATGGGTACTGGACCCGCAGTATTTTGGATCCCGCACATGCACCAGGACCTGAAACCAGCGGAACTGCTTTTTTTACCTATGGTTACTTATGGGGGATGAACAATGGTGTGCTTTCTGTTGATGCTTATGAACCGGTGGTGACAAAATCGTGGAAATACCTTAGCTCCATGGCTTTGCAGGAGAGTGGTATGCTGGGCTACATTCAGCCAATTGGCGAAAGAGCCATCCCTGGTCAAACGGTGGATAAAAATTCTACAGCTAACTTCGGCGTTGGCGCATTCTTGCTGGCAGCGTCTGAAATGGTAGTCTTTTTAGATAAATAGTGGCTGCAAGAAAACGACTGTTTTATCGTGGTTTGTTTCATGTTCCAGACAATTTTAATTTATTTTTTATAAAAGAGGAAGTCAGTTGAAAGTTATGCATCCAATAAAATTTATAAGTTGTTTGCTTTTTGTGGCAACAACTTTCGTTCATTGTACCAAACGACAATGCGTAAATAATACAGTGCTTACACCCTATGAAGTGACCAGTAAGGGCGCGTGGTGCTGGTTTGCTGATCCAAGAGCGATTCATCATCAAAGTGTTGATGGGAGCATTAATAAGTCATATATTGGATATATTGATGTTCACGGAAATATAAAAGCTATGCAGCATGATTTTGTTACAGGGGA comes from the Saccharicrinis fermentans DSM 9555 = JCM 21142 genome and includes:
- a CDS encoding SusC/RagA family TonB-linked outer membrane protein, translating into MKKIIKLMNQKKSSYTCFSRNVLVISFMLFLGLIPFNSYAQESIIVKGNIKDSDSGEALIGVAIVVEGTTTGTITDVEGNYSIAAPQDGVLLFSYLGYTSKSIEINRQSIINVTLTSDLAELGEIVVVGFGTQKKINVTGSVATASSKDLEERPVANAVQALQGVIPGLNISTSGNGGELNAKKTIDVRGTGTIGDGSSGSPLVLIDGMEGDINTLNPQDIESISVLKDAAASSIYGSRAPFGVILVTTKSGEKGKTVINYNNNFRFNTPILLPDMQDSWEFVNFYDDANFNVSNSHLYSESYKELVHDYYTGKLDPTDVAYEGGGGKWNYDYTYANVDWLKEYYKTWSPSQEHNMSISGGKGGITYYVSSNYMTQDGFMRYGTENFDRYSINGKISAQLSDYVKVDYSSRFIRSEYERPTAMNDSFYDHILRRARPTRAIKDPNGYYMSDINYIQTMSEGGRHKEQNDKLTQQVRATFTPIKDLNIIGEMNVTTGDDWTHWDQNRVFSHYANNPESTYKALTSPGNDQVHEYAYKSTFINPNVFGNYKKTMGDHTLGGTLGFQSEQMKYRKMSAQRTDMITNDLPILNLTTNDDNMSIMGQYEEWSTVGFFGRLNYDYYGKYLAEFNLRYDGTSRFRAEKRWVWTPSVSLGWNIARENFWEPISGTINTFKLRGSYGVLANQNTTNWYPTYQTIPTGSSNGNWLINGAKPNTASVPSLISTFLTWESVKTTNIGVDVGALNNRLTGSFDYFERKTEDMVGTGVELPATLGIGVPKTNNTDLKTFGWELELKWRDKIGDLSYGLRLNVSDSRTRILSYGNPTQSLSKYRSGALTGEIYGYTTIGIAKSDEEMNAHLESLDNGGQSALGSNWAAGDIMYADVNNDGKVDNGNNTLNDMGDLKKIGNKTPRYRTGINIDAAWKGFDFNMFWQGVLKRDFDPGENSMVFWGATGSGQWWSTALHEHLDYFRADPTHPLGQNMDAYYPRPLFNNKNHKAQTRYLQNAAYLRLKNLQFGYTLPTALVNKIALQKVRLFVSGENLLTFTSLSKTMDPETAGIGKQGGTVYPLSRTYSFGLSVNF
- a CDS encoding RagB/SusD family nutrient uptake outer membrane protein, giving the protein MQNNLYKTIAKSLIVGVSACFMAGCNDYLDVTPPSQISPEKYLMDESHLAAYTVKYYADYGNYNGGSDSKGGMLPSHYGSGGESFYFDDLATDNETTRGSSSRFVPGLWTVGATGGEWNFSNIYALNYYLTTVSERFEAGEISGNSANIGHYVGEGYFLRAHEYFYRLRKLGDFPIIKEPLPDAQELLTEASKRQPRNEVARFILEDLDKAIDLLLDNPSGGKTRITRNAALLLKSRVALFEATWLKYHAGTALVPNGTDWPGANKEYNSNYSFPSGSLGNEVDFFLTEAMNASEEVAEAISLVSNNSVIQESASQALNMYYDMFATPDPSSYDEVIMYREYSVDLDRAHSFNHYIYHGAQKGYTHQMEHSFLMQNGLPVYDVASGYQGDDYIQDTKVNRDTRWQLFMKAPGEVKAFKNIDVPEMFDIAPEVYSSDGKYSTSTGYMLGKGFALDYNMQILGQDIVAPVIFRAAEAYLTYIEASYEKTGTINATADSYWRAIRARAGVDEDYNKTIAATDMSQEALYDWGAYSHGVLIDATLYNIRRERRCELIGEGQRYNDLIRWRAMDQLNDFQVEGCKIWGPMQNDYADGLLLADQADEKDNTISSSSLSEYLRPYQIVQSNNNYYNGLNFTEAHYLEPIAVQHFLITANDGETISTSPIYQNPGWPTVSGQGAE
- a CDS encoding glycoside hydrolase family 2 TIM barrel-domain containing protein, whose product is MHKLLVLITLFICGSVFAEDKVPDWENPQVFGINKEETKATFVPYQSLQAAKINKYEDSDWYLSLNGVWKFNWVYKPEDRPVGFYTDDFDVSDWGEMPVPGNWELNGYGTPIYTNITYPFAKNPPLIDHSHNPVGSYKRSFQLPENWEHRRVFIHFESGAAAMYVWVNGQKVGYSQNTKSPTEFDITDFVKTGENSVSVEAYRWSDGSYLEDQDFWRLSGFDRGIYLYSTDHLRIADFFAKAGLDGNYKNGILDIEVDVANKLKNNAQVSLGVRLIDGRDKTVFAQDTKVEIGGDVQKRLHIKGNVTKAHKWSNETPYLYTLLLSLMDSEGQLIEAVSCKVGFRTVEIKNAQLLLNGKPLLVRGVNLHEHNAYAGHVVDEETMMKDIALMKQHNINAVRLSHYPHSTLWYDLCDKYGLLLVDEANIETHAMGAEWQAWFNKDKHPAYLPEWADAHKDRIKRLFERDKNHPSVIIWSLGNECGNGPVFYDMYDWLKKEDPTRMVQFEQAGQNRNTDIVCPMYPGIKSMKKYAERTDVTRPFIMCEYAHAMGNSNGNFQEYFNIIQVSSHMQGGFIWDWVDQGLFATDDSGRDYFAYGGDIGGYKYTHDQNFCANGLVSADRVEHPGLMEVKKVYQDILFSAKDIRKGVVTIQNRFLDRNLKDYRFKWVLKKNGASVREEIFKVSLSAGLSKDVKLALPLWNAEKGVEYTLGIYAYTMSDGVFLPQGFEIAREQFVFDTNDYFNQSVNAEGALEVVENDYRVDVKAGNVDVRIDKRSGLLSGYKVDGINLLNGGPEPDFWRAATDNDYGNGMPSKLNVWRSAGRNRLLKSVTVSEEDSCVLIHSELWLLDVSSPYFISYSIFPDGSIQVQVKWEAGRDDLPELPRFGMQMRLAKEFDHFKYYGRGPWENYSDRNTASLLGIYESSVKDQRVDYIRPQENGNKTDVRWLTLTNDKGMGIRVRGLQALSVKVAHNPTEDYDAGLSKKQMHPSDITPRHQVYLNVDLKQRGLGGDDSWGRYPHQPYLLLDKTYSYGFVISVVK
- a CDS encoding glycoside hydrolase family 88/105 protein codes for the protein MPQNKSKQNVTAENLNSVEKQDVIAIIERVNDYWQTNNPEHGRAFWDNAAYHTGNIYAYEVTGKEAYKAYSEAWAVHNEWKGAKSDDKANWKYHYGENDDHVLFGDWQVCFQTYIDLFNMDEIKDSSKIKRALEVMEYEMSTDNKDYWWWADGLYMVMPVMTKLYKITQNELYLDKLFEYFTYAQSIMYDEETGLFFRDAKYVYPRHKSMNGLKDFWARGDGWVFAGLAKVLQDMPADYVYRNTFVDVYKKMAVTLKEAQQKDGYWTRSILDPAHAPGPETSGTAFFTYGYLWGMNNGVLSVDAYEPVVTKSWKYLSSMALQESGMLGYIQPIGERAIPGQTVDKNSTANFGVGAFLLAASEMVVFLDK